A window of Silurus meridionalis isolate SWU-2019-XX chromosome 28, ASM1480568v1, whole genome shotgun sequence contains these coding sequences:
- the LOC124381327 gene encoding tripartite motif-containing protein 16-like isoform X1, with translation MAEARVSVNLVEFNCSICLDLLTDPVSVPCGHSFCKSCINRQWDGEVLNRVYSCPLCKQHFSPRPILGRNIMLAEMVEKLKKTCVSERTLAGPEDVECDVCIRHKHKAVKSCLVCVASYCQVHFEMHNELHPENTHKVIESRYSLKDRICSVHKKPKDVICSKTEQFFCPECVDSYCLGHDTTTVTKKRYQEQFLQFQIEHIQTDVLQRAQAAENSIKDLKKALNTIKISAKTALDQTEKLFAELIRSAERKRSEIKGIIKATEEAEVHRAEKILHFLEQELTELKERDKKLVQLSNLEDDFLFVKTSMSLFNLATFSDAPQFTVNLTPFKEIQNSVSELEIKCKEFCMSELSPGSRAAVNRCHMIQASVPIFREDFLQYFQQLTVDTRTSHRDLQLSEGNRNITFDNSKPYTQKPESFNYYSQTLCREALQKRCYWEVEWGGQQVYIAASYRGVERKGCFTSIGFGFNDKSWSLRCNSSQFTFFHDSYKKVISGPVSRRIGIYLDHRAGTLSFYSITDTMKLLHRVRTYFTEPLYGGFWVFDDSSVKICGKNEKLPSQTQITPVSASSHGYQFQFEE, from the exons ATGGCAGAAGCTCGAGTCTCTGTGAATTTGGTCGAGTTTAACTGTTCCATCTGCTTAGATCTGCTGACAGATCCTGTCTCTGTTCCCTGTGGACACAGTTTCTGTAAGTCCTGCATCAACAGACAATGGGATGGAGAAGTTCTCAACAGAGTTTACAGCTGCCCCTTGTGTAAACAACATTTCAGTCCACGACCGATCTTGGGCCGGAACATCATGTTGGCTGAAATGGTGGAGAAGCTGAAGAAGACTTGTGTTTCTGAGAGAACCCTGGCTGGTCCTGAAGATGTGGAGTGTGATGTCTGCATCAGGCATAAACACAAAGCTGTGAAATCCTGTCTGGTGTGTGTAGCTTCATACTGTCAAGTTCACTTTGAGATGCACAATGAGCTGCACccggaaaacacacacaaagtgatTGAAAGCAGGTACAGTCTCAAAGACAGGATCTGCAGCGTCCATAAAAAACCTAAAGACGTCATTTGTTCGAAAACGGAACAGTTTTTTTGCCCTGAGTGTGTTGATAGTTATTGTTTAGGCCATGACACCACTACGGTCACAAAGAAGCGATATCAAGAACAG tttttacagttccaGATTGAACACATCCAGACAGACGTTCTCCAGAGAGCCCAAGCAGCAGAAAACAGCATAAAAGATTTGAAGAAAGCACTTAATACAATCAAG ATTTCTGCAAAGACGGCACTGGATCAGACTGAGAAGTTGTTTGCAGAGCTGATCAGATCAGCTGAAAGGAAACGCTCGGAGATCAAAGGAATAATCAAAGCTACAGAAGAAGCTGAAGTTCACCGAGCAGAGAAAATTCTGCATTTTCTGGAACAGGAATTGACTGAGCTGAAAGAGCGAGATAAGAAACTGGTTCAGCTTTCAAATTTAGAAGATGACTTCCTGTTCGTCAAG ACCTCCATGTCCCTCTTCAACTTGGCAACGTTTTCTGATGCTCCACAATTTACAGTCAATCTGACACCCTTTAAAGAAATACAGAACTCGGTGTCTGAactggaaataaaatgtaaagagtTCTGCATGAGTGAATTATCTCCAGGTTCCAGAGCAG CTGTCAACAGATGTCACATGATCCAAGCTTCTGTTCCAATATTTCGAGAAGATTTCCTTCAGT ATTTTCAGCAGTTGACAGTGGATACTAGAACATCCCACAGAGACCTCCAGCTTTCTGAGGGTAATAGAAATATAACCTTTGACAACTCAAAACCATATACCCAAAAGCCTGAGAGCTTTAACTACTACTCTCAGACTCTGTGTAGAGAAGCTCTTCAGAAACGCTGTTACTGGGAAGTGGAATGGGGAGGACAGCAGGTTTACATTGCAGCGTCATATAGAGGAGTGGAAAGAAAAGGCTGCTTTACATCTATAGGTTTTGGATTCAACGATAAATCCTGGAGTTTACGCTGTAATTCCTCTCAGTTTACGTTTTTTCATGACTCCTATAAAAAAGTTATTTCAGGTCCAGTGTCCAGAAGAATAGGAATTTATCTGGATCACAGAGCCGGGACTCTGTCCTTCTACAGCATTACAGACACCATGAAGCTCCTTCATCGAGTCCGCACCTATTTCACTGAACCCCTGTATGGAGGATTCTGGGTGTTTGATGACTCCAGTGTGAAAATTTGTGGGAAAAACGAGAAGCTGCCTTCTCAAACACAAATTACTCCTGTTAGTGCATCTTCTCATGGGTATCAGTTTCAGTTTGAAGAGTAA
- the LOC124381327 gene encoding tripartite motif-containing protein 16-like isoform X2, with protein sequence MAEARVSVNLVEFNCSICLDLLTDPVSVPCGHSFCKSCINRQWDGEVLNRVYSCPLCKQHFSPRPILGRNIMLAEMVEKLKKTCVSERTLAGPEDVECDVCIRHKHKAVKSCLVCVASYCQVHFEMHNELHPENTHKVIESRYSLKDRICSVHKKPKDVICSKTEQFFCPECVDSYCLGHDTTTVTKKRYQEQFQIEHIQTDVLQRAQAAENSIKDLKKALNTIKISAKTALDQTEKLFAELIRSAERKRSEIKGIIKATEEAEVHRAEKILHFLEQELTELKERDKKLVQLSNLEDDFLFVKTSMSLFNLATFSDAPQFTVNLTPFKEIQNSVSELEIKCKEFCMSELSPGSRAAVNRCHMIQASVPIFREDFLQYFQQLTVDTRTSHRDLQLSEGNRNITFDNSKPYTQKPESFNYYSQTLCREALQKRCYWEVEWGGQQVYIAASYRGVERKGCFTSIGFGFNDKSWSLRCNSSQFTFFHDSYKKVISGPVSRRIGIYLDHRAGTLSFYSITDTMKLLHRVRTYFTEPLYGGFWVFDDSSVKICGKNEKLPSQTQITPVSASSHGYQFQFEE encoded by the exons ATGGCAGAAGCTCGAGTCTCTGTGAATTTGGTCGAGTTTAACTGTTCCATCTGCTTAGATCTGCTGACAGATCCTGTCTCTGTTCCCTGTGGACACAGTTTCTGTAAGTCCTGCATCAACAGACAATGGGATGGAGAAGTTCTCAACAGAGTTTACAGCTGCCCCTTGTGTAAACAACATTTCAGTCCACGACCGATCTTGGGCCGGAACATCATGTTGGCTGAAATGGTGGAGAAGCTGAAGAAGACTTGTGTTTCTGAGAGAACCCTGGCTGGTCCTGAAGATGTGGAGTGTGATGTCTGCATCAGGCATAAACACAAAGCTGTGAAATCCTGTCTGGTGTGTGTAGCTTCATACTGTCAAGTTCACTTTGAGATGCACAATGAGCTGCACccggaaaacacacacaaagtgatTGAAAGCAGGTACAGTCTCAAAGACAGGATCTGCAGCGTCCATAAAAAACCTAAAGACGTCATTTGTTCGAAAACGGAACAGTTTTTTTGCCCTGAGTGTGTTGATAGTTATTGTTTAGGCCATGACACCACTACGGTCACAAAGAAGCGATATCAAGAACAG ttccaGATTGAACACATCCAGACAGACGTTCTCCAGAGAGCCCAAGCAGCAGAAAACAGCATAAAAGATTTGAAGAAAGCACTTAATACAATCAAG ATTTCTGCAAAGACGGCACTGGATCAGACTGAGAAGTTGTTTGCAGAGCTGATCAGATCAGCTGAAAGGAAACGCTCGGAGATCAAAGGAATAATCAAAGCTACAGAAGAAGCTGAAGTTCACCGAGCAGAGAAAATTCTGCATTTTCTGGAACAGGAATTGACTGAGCTGAAAGAGCGAGATAAGAAACTGGTTCAGCTTTCAAATTTAGAAGATGACTTCCTGTTCGTCAAG ACCTCCATGTCCCTCTTCAACTTGGCAACGTTTTCTGATGCTCCACAATTTACAGTCAATCTGACACCCTTTAAAGAAATACAGAACTCGGTGTCTGAactggaaataaaatgtaaagagtTCTGCATGAGTGAATTATCTCCAGGTTCCAGAGCAG CTGTCAACAGATGTCACATGATCCAAGCTTCTGTTCCAATATTTCGAGAAGATTTCCTTCAGT ATTTTCAGCAGTTGACAGTGGATACTAGAACATCCCACAGAGACCTCCAGCTTTCTGAGGGTAATAGAAATATAACCTTTGACAACTCAAAACCATATACCCAAAAGCCTGAGAGCTTTAACTACTACTCTCAGACTCTGTGTAGAGAAGCTCTTCAGAAACGCTGTTACTGGGAAGTGGAATGGGGAGGACAGCAGGTTTACATTGCAGCGTCATATAGAGGAGTGGAAAGAAAAGGCTGCTTTACATCTATAGGTTTTGGATTCAACGATAAATCCTGGAGTTTACGCTGTAATTCCTCTCAGTTTACGTTTTTTCATGACTCCTATAAAAAAGTTATTTCAGGTCCAGTGTCCAGAAGAATAGGAATTTATCTGGATCACAGAGCCGGGACTCTGTCCTTCTACAGCATTACAGACACCATGAAGCTCCTTCATCGAGTCCGCACCTATTTCACTGAACCCCTGTATGGAGGATTCTGGGTGTTTGATGACTCCAGTGTGAAAATTTGTGGGAAAAACGAGAAGCTGCCTTCTCAAACACAAATTACTCCTGTTAGTGCATCTTCTCATGGGTATCAGTTTCAGTTTGAAGAGTAA
- the LOC124381198 gene encoding uncharacterized protein LOC124381198, translating into MDELQSSRFGQPSPRHGLRLLYWFVQRCVEVDRNNQMVSLCSPSSGDFGFRIFRNRDEGGKGHLLPDSSGLVYYELGNLSVSGVKSLPEYVRERYTGFQDKSNSDRIIVTLRSGTFLDIYVTRHETRMNFNPCHTFRISRELVRTIKTMQREDFLRAAKRRRGIRPPFSLSFSLSLSSSLEKLLTAALSEVTMSRLATLDEMDHLEQCRFGRPSPRHGLKLLYWFANDGLSFDLDDEMLSRCDPDKGEFGFHLFQNRYERNGVKLLPDVDLPYYVLGNLNKPRSYELPHYVREEHTRHHDNSNMDRIIVSMDNEWFEKVYVTEHKDRSTYNADATYNVSKNLLKIIRGLSLIDYLWRTGFWWKPEIIRSLNINIPQPKHTSPVNQMTITLVPDVGSQRNRVTCLEPLNEPESNQENDQENNPGNIQENNSRNIQENIQENIQENIQENIQENTQENIQENNPGNIQENIQENYQENNPPNKSQNISGNKCSGLKVSGSGNRSTRKNCCECTIL; encoded by the exons ATGGATGAGCTGCAGAGCTCGCGGTTCGGCCAGCCGTCTCCTCGCCACGGACTTCGGCTGCTCTACTGGTTTGTTCAACGCTGCGTCGAAGTCGATCGAAACAATCAGATGGTTTCTCTCTGCAGCCCGTCTTCTGGTGACTTCGGCTTTCGGATCTTCCGCAACAgagatgaaggaggaaaaggccACCTGCTTCCAGACTCCAGCGGCCTGGTCTACTACGAGCTCGGGAACCTGAGTGTGTCAGGAGTCAAATCCCTGCCTGAGTACGTCCGAGAGAGATACACCGGCTTCCAGGACAAGAGCAACTCCGATCGCATCATCGTCACCCTGCGATCCGGGACGTTCCTCGACATCTACGTGACGCGCCACGAGACCAGAATGAACTTCAACCCATGCCATACGTTCCGCATCAGCCGGGAGCTCGTAAGAACCATAAAGACCATGCAGAGGGAGGACTTCCTGAGGGCAGCTAAACGCCGTCGGGGAATCAGGCCTCCGT TTtcactttccttctctctctcgctctcttcatCTCTGGAGAAGCTCCTCACCGCTGCACTATCAGAG GTCACCATGAGCAGATTAGCGACCCTGGATGAGATGGATCACCTGGAGCAGTGTCGATTCGGCCGTCCTTCTCCACGGCACGGACTCAAGCTGCTCTACTGGTTTGCTAACGACGGCCTCTCGTTTGACCTCGACGATGAAATGTTGTCCAGATGTGATCCAGACAAAGGAGAGTTCGGGTTCCACCTGTTTCAAAACCGTTATGAAAGAAATGGGGTAAAACTCCTGCCCGACGTGGACCTGCCGTATTATGTGCTGGGGAATCTGAACAAACCCCGATCGTACGAACTTCCCCATTACGTCCGGGAGGAGCACACCCGTCACCATGACAACAGCAACATGGACCGCATCATAGTCAGCATGGATAATGAGTGGTTTGAAAAAGTTTACGTGACCGAACATAAGGATCGTTCCACCTACAACGCAGACGCCACGTACAATGTCAGCAAGAACCTCCTGAAGATCATCAGGGGTCTTAGTTTAATTGATTATCTCTGGAGAACTGGGTTTTGGTGGAAACCAGAGATCATCAGAAGTCTAAACATTAATATTCCTCAACCCAAACACACATCTCCTGTCAATCAAATGACCATCACTTTAGTGCCAGATGTTGGTTCTCAGAGAAACCGGGTCACCTGCCTGGAGCCACTAAACGAACCAGAGAGCAATCAAGAGAACGATCAAGAGAACAATCCAGGGAACATTCAAGAGAACAATTCAAGGAACATTCAAGAGAACATTCAAGAGAACATTCAAGAGAACATTCAAGAGAATATTCAAGAGAACACTCAAGAGAACATTCAAGAGAACAATCCAGGGAACATTCAAGAGAACATTCAAGAGAACTATCAAGAGAACAATCCACCAAACAAATCACAGAATATCTCAGGGAACAAATGTTCAGGTTTGAAGGTTTCAGGTTCAGGGAACAGATCTACCAGGAAGAACTGTTGTGAATGTACCATACTGTAG
- the LOC124381329 gene encoding uncharacterized protein LOC124381329, translating to MPRVKELSHTDQLKQVGFGRPSPRHGLHLLHWFCTKCLYVNRNDEMVSLCDPDNEDFGFHLFENRFDQNFGQLLPNINFPYYVVGNLNRDGAEQLPEYVQEAYTGDYDDSNKDRIIVSFKHGCFDKVYVTEHGDEWNYDPDKTYRINIKVIKYISRKKSTIFLSEMGVGSTGTISCAVTPPAPYRKEVGIKINNAAEPSSGRGFWDYCVIL from the coding sequence ATGCCCCGTGTGAAGGAACTGTCTCACACGGACCAGCTGAAGCAGGTTGGATTCGGTCGACCTTCTCCACGGCATGGCCTCCACCTTCTACACTGGTTCTGTACCAAGTGCCTGTATGTGAATAGGAATGATGAGATGGTTTCACTCTGTGATCCTGACAATGAGGATTTTGGGTTCCACCTTTTTGAGAATCGATTCGACCAGAACTTCGGTCAGCTCCTGCCGAACATTAACTTCCCGTACTACGTGGTGGGGAATCTGAACCGCGACGGAGCGGAGCAGCTGCCCGAGTACGTCCAAGAAGCGTACACTGGTGACTATGACGACAGCAACAAGGACCGCATCATCGTCAGCTTTAAACACGGCTGCTTCGATAAAGTTTACGTGACCGAACACGGAGACGAGTGGAACTACGACCCCGATAAAACCTACCGCATTAATATTAAAGTCATTAAATACATCAGCCGCAAGAAGAGTACCATTTTCCTGAGCGAGATGGGAGTCGGATCTACAGGAACGATCTCCTGCGCCGTAACTCCTCCTGCTCCATACAGGAAAGAAGTTGGCATCAAAATCAATAACGCCGCCGAACCATCCAGCGGCCGAGGATTCTGGGATTACTGCGTGATCCTGTAA